A region of the Candidatus Binataceae bacterium genome:
GATGAGCAACGCGAAGAGCGAAAACCCGGTATTGGTCGAGCACGAGGCGCCCCTCGGCTGGATCGTTATCAACCGTCCGGAGAAGCGCAACGCGCTGAACTTCGCGGCCTGGCGCGGCATCGTCGCGGCGACGGAAGAACTCAACGCCGATCCGGCCGTGCGCGTGATCATCATGCGCGGCGTGTCGCGCGAGGCCTTTATCTCGGGCGCGGACATCTCCGAGTTCCCGAGTCATCGGGCAAACGCCGAGCAGGCGCGCAGCTATCGTTCGGCGCCGGGCAACGCCACCGACGCTTTGAGCCACAGCGCGAAGCCGGTGGTCGCGATGATCGCGGGCATCTGCATGGGCGGCGGACTACAAGTCGCGCTCTCCTGCGATATTCGCATCGCGGCGCGGGGGACGCGC
Encoded here:
- a CDS encoding enoyl-CoA hydratase, whose product is MSNAKSENPVLVEHEAPLGWIVINRPEKRNALNFAAWRGIVAATEELNADPAVRVIIMRGVSREAFISGADISEFPSHRANAEQARSYRSAPGNATDALSHSAKPVVAMIAGICMGGGLQVALSCDIRIAARGTRFGIPAARLGLAYPLDGVRTLSQIAGPANARDILMSARTFGAEEALQMGLLNRLVEPEELEANVRDYATRMAANAPLTMAAAKATIREGLKDAIDQDQQKIAAMVARCFDSEDYKEGVRAFLEKRPPRFCGR